A window of the Sporosarcina sp. FSL K6-2383 genome harbors these coding sequences:
- the trxB gene encoding thioredoxin-disulfide reductase: MTTEKIYDVIIIGAGPAGMTAAVYTSRGNLSTLMLERGIPGGQMANTEEIENYPGFETILGPDLSTKMFEHAKKFGAEYAYGDVTDVIDGESFKTIVAGGKEYKARAIIITTGAEYRKMGIPGENDLTGRGVSYCAVCDGAFFRKKELVVIGGGDSAVEEGSYLTRFADKVTIVHRRDELRAQKILQDRAFANDKIDFVWNSTVKQVNDKDGKVGSVTLVSTIDGSEKEFETDGVFVYIGMDPLTAPFEKLGILDENGYVKTNDIMETSVPGIYAAGDVREKLLRQVVTATGDGSIAAQAVQKYVEELMEKLGAKA; this comes from the coding sequence ATGACAACCGAAAAAATCTATGATGTCATTATTATTGGTGCTGGGCCTGCTGGAATGACAGCGGCTGTTTATACATCTCGCGGGAATTTGTCGACGTTAATGTTGGAACGCGGAATACCTGGTGGTCAAATGGCCAATACAGAGGAAATTGAAAACTATCCTGGATTTGAAACGATTTTAGGTCCGGATTTATCTACAAAAATGTTTGAGCATGCGAAGAAATTCGGTGCTGAATATGCATATGGCGATGTAACAGACGTAATTGATGGCGAAAGCTTTAAAACAATTGTTGCGGGTGGCAAAGAATATAAAGCGCGTGCCATTATTATTACAACGGGTGCGGAATATCGAAAAATGGGTATTCCAGGTGAGAATGATTTGACTGGCCGTGGTGTAAGTTATTGTGCGGTTTGTGACGGTGCATTCTTCCGCAAAAAAGAGCTTGTCGTTATCGGTGGTGGTGACTCTGCTGTTGAAGAGGGATCGTATTTAACACGCTTTGCAGACAAAGTAACGATTGTTCACCGTCGTGATGAGTTGCGTGCACAAAAGATTCTTCAAGATCGTGCGTTTGCGAACGACAAGATTGACTTTGTGTGGAATTCAACGGTTAAACAAGTGAACGACAAAGATGGTAAGGTCGGTTCAGTTACACTTGTTTCAACGATTGATGGTTCGGAAAAGGAATTTGAAACAGATGGTGTGTTCGTCTATATTGGAATGGATCCATTAACAGCTCCTTTTGAAAAACTAGGTATTCTTGATGAAAATGGCTATGTAAAGACGAATGACATTATGGAAACGTCTGTGCCAGGAATTTACGCTGCTGGGGATGTGCGTGAAAAATTGTTACGCCAAGTAGTTACAGCAACAGGTGACGGCAGTATTGCCGCGCAAGCTGTGCAAAAATATGTTGAAGAGCTGATGGAAAAACTAGGTGCTAAAGCCT
- a CDS encoding tetratricopeptide repeat protein, translating into MDKQRKMQDKKIISFIPDGEFYYNKALQAMQRDRFDDAHRYLKRATELSPNDSDILMQYGVLVMEEGRFEEAHELLMTAHTIAPSEEEIIFYLAEVHAHLGMLRDARMYAEKYIELDPDGPFADESMEIIDFAEQEEPFNKEDEMPDGEVYFLQEKARSLMESGKFDEAVELLESIIVDYPEFWAAYNNLALAYFYVGKTEQASVLLHEILSKNKGNIHALCNLAVFYYYEKKEEELESLVDLLVKIKPYQFEHRYKLGATFALVGRHKEAYNWLRSLQKRGFQGDAGYYFWLSHCAYFSGHEEVAREAYATLVEMDPTKVGYEPWKDVQSDIQADSLEQDREFLLDKIQNSYRSERMFGFYLLGKSGHKQEIISHPSYIDVDKLSDLEKLFLASGIDYDFMPATTFDKSFLRALETTDLLYAKYRPLDKQATHLFQMWFTLCETGLSRYYLFRNPAALAAAADYMFQSSRYSGVTKKAIAQDFGISVPTLTKYVEELIEFLPHFDA; encoded by the coding sequence TTGGACAAACAGCGTAAGATGCAGGATAAAAAAATTATTTCGTTCATTCCAGACGGTGAATTTTATTATAATAAAGCACTTCAGGCGATGCAGCGTGACCGTTTTGATGATGCGCATAGATATTTGAAAAGAGCCACGGAATTGAGTCCGAATGATTCCGATATTCTTATGCAATATGGTGTGCTCGTCATGGAGGAAGGCCGTTTTGAGGAAGCCCATGAACTACTGATGACTGCACATACAATAGCACCATCTGAAGAGGAAATTATTTTCTATTTGGCGGAAGTGCATGCGCATCTGGGGATGTTGCGTGATGCTAGAATGTATGCGGAAAAGTATATAGAGCTCGATCCAGATGGTCCGTTTGCAGATGAATCGATGGAGATTATCGACTTTGCAGAACAAGAAGAACCCTTTAATAAAGAAGATGAAATGCCTGATGGCGAAGTCTATTTTCTTCAAGAAAAAGCACGGAGTCTTATGGAGTCAGGTAAGTTTGACGAAGCAGTAGAACTACTTGAGTCGATTATTGTGGATTACCCAGAGTTTTGGGCAGCTTACAATAACCTGGCGTTAGCTTATTTTTATGTTGGTAAAACGGAGCAGGCTAGTGTGTTGTTACATGAAATTTTAAGTAAAAACAAGGGGAATATACACGCTCTCTGCAATCTTGCGGTCTTTTATTATTATGAAAAAAAAGAAGAAGAGTTAGAGTCGCTTGTTGATTTGTTAGTGAAGATTAAGCCTTATCAATTCGAACATCGTTACAAGCTAGGAGCGACATTTGCGCTTGTAGGTAGACATAAAGAGGCTTATAACTGGCTGCGAAGTTTACAAAAGCGTGGTTTTCAAGGAGATGCAGGCTATTATTTCTGGTTATCGCATTGTGCTTACTTTTCCGGACATGAGGAAGTGGCAAGAGAAGCGTATGCAACATTAGTGGAGATGGATCCGACGAAGGTTGGATATGAGCCGTGGAAGGATGTCCAATCAGATATTCAAGCCGATTCACTTGAACAGGATCGGGAGTTTTTGTTGGACAAAATTCAAAATAGTTACAGAAGTGAGCGGATGTTTGGATTTTATTTGCTCGGTAAGTCAGGTCATAAGCAGGAAATTATCTCACATCCTTCTTATATTGATGTGGATAAATTAAGTGATTTGGAGAAATTGTTCTTGGCGAGTGGAATCGATTATGATTTCATGCCAGCAACGACTTTTGACAAATCGTTTTTAAGGGCACTTGAAACGACGGATTTGCTTTATGCCAAGTATCGGCCGTTGGATAAGCAAGCGACACATCTTTTCCAAATGTGGTTTACACTTTGTGAAACGGGACTGAGTCGTTATTATCTGTTCCGTAATCCAGCTGCACTTGCGGCTGCAGCCGATTATATGTTCCAATCATCGCGTTATTCGGGTGTTACGAAAAAGGCAATTGCGCAAGACTTTGGTATATCTGTTCCAACGTTAACGAAGTATGTGGAGGAATTAATCGAATTTCTGCCACATTTTGATGCGTAA